Below is a window of Syntrophomonas wolfei subsp. wolfei str. Goettingen G311 DNA.
GATTTTAAGTAAGGGGTGATTTGATTGAATAATAAGCTTCTCATAATAGGAGGAGTCGCCGCTGGTATGAGTGCTGCTTCCAAAGCTCGCCGGATAGATTCAGAGCTCGAGATTACGGCTATAACGGATGATCAATATGTTTCTTACGCCGGTTGTGGATTGCCTTATTTTATCGGGGGAAAAATCCCGGAGCAAGCACAATTGATTGCTCGCCGGCCAGAAGATTTTGCCCAACAAAATATTAGCGTAAAAACTCGGGTCAGAGCTCGATTAATTCGCCCGGAACAAAAATGTGTAGTAACTGAAAATCTGGAAACTGGCCAATTATCTGAAGAAAGTTATGATCGCTTGCTGGTCTGTACCGGGGCTCGCCCCTATATTCCCAGCCTGGAAGCTATTAATTTGGAAGGCATTTTCGTGCTCCGTACTATTCACGACAGCCTGGCTATCAAAGCTTACATGCATCAACATATACCAAAAAGAGCCCTGATAGTAGGCGGAGGTTATATCGGTTTGGAGATGGTGGAAAACCTATTAGAATATGGTTGTGAAGTAATTTTACTGGAGCGTTCCTCTCACCTGTTGCCAAATATGGACGAAGATATGGCTCTTATTTTAACTTCCTATCTACAATCCCGCGGGGTTGAGGTTAGAACCTCCGAGAATTTGACTGGTTTTGCCGGTGACTCCAGAGTACGGGAAGCCTTTACTGACAAAGGCAGCCTGCCGGTAGATTTTGTCCTTCTTTCCATGGGGGTTGTTCCTAATTCTGAGTTGGCAGCAGCGGCTGGTGTAGAACTGGGAATAAGAAATGCTATCCGGGTGAACGACAAAATGGAAAGCAACTTGCCCGGAATCTATGCCGCAGGTGACTGCGCTACCACCAAACACCTGGTTTCAGGCCAGGAAGTCTACATTCCCATGGGGACTACCGCTAACAAGCAGGGCAAGGTGGCCGGGGAAAACGCCGCCGGAGGTAGTGCTCGCTTCGCCGGAGTATTGGGGACAGGAATCGCTCGAGCTATGGAAATGGAATTATCCAGAACCGGATTATGTGAGAACGAGTGCCGGCAACTGGGTATTGACTTTATAAGCCGGCGTGTCAAATCCCGAACCGCTGCTCATTATTGCCCTGTATCCGGAGAGATACATGTAAAAATACTAGCAGAAAAACCAAGCGGTCACATACTCGGAGCTCAAATCGTGGGCTTTGCCGGAGCCGCCAAACGTATTGATATGCTGGCCACAGCCATTACCATGCGGGCCACGGTCGAATCCCTCATAGATATGGATCTGGCTTACTCTCCACCTTTCAGCCCAGTCTGGGATCCGGTGCTGGTTGCCCTGAATCAATTTTGACCCTGTGCACTTCTGCCTTCATGACAGGGGGCGCTTAGGACGCAGACCCGGCATTCAGAAGCGATAATTTGAATAAACTTGGCGGATTACTGGCTGAGTGCCGACCACAGTAACTTTAATACCAACCAAAGGGTTCGAGTATGTCAACACCCCCGTCCCCTTGTCACTTACTTCCGTCCCCTTGTCACTTAGTTATTTTTTTAGAAAGCTGATTTATATGTCACAAGCAAAAAAAGCCTTTGCCAATCAACTCCTTCTTTTTGCCGCATCGATCTTTATGATGGGTCTTTACAGTGGCCTTTATGACCCTTCGTTTAACAACTACCTGTCCCAGGTTCACCAGCTGGGGGAAGTAGCCCGGGGAGGCTTGGAGTTTCCCCGGGAACTACCAGGTTTCCTGGTGGTATTCGTATTTACTGCTCTAGCCTTTTTTGCTGATAGCAGGATAGCCATGCTGGCCGCCTTGATTGTTGGAATATCGCTATGGGGACAGGGTTTCTTGGCTCCGAACATGAGAATGGTAGTATTATGGATGCTGCTCTGGAGTACTGGCGCCCACCTTTTCATGGTTTTGAAATCCTCCATCTCCCTACGCCTGACTGTGCAGGGACAAGAAGGTCGCCTGCTGGGACGCCTGGGGGCCCTGGAAGCAGCGGGGGCATTATGTGGCATGCTGGCAGTTTACTTGGGCGTCTCCCACTTTCATTTTTCCTTCGGGGTTATCTTTGGAGTTGCCGGTACCTTTGCCCTCTTAGCCGCTCTTTGTCTCTACTTGCTTGACCCCAAACCCATAAAGAGACCTCCCCATTACCTGCTTTTTAAAAAGAAATATTGCTTGTATTATCTGCTGAGCATACTTTTTGGTGCCCGTAAGCAGGTCTTCCTTACTTTTGCCCCCTGGGTATTGATAAAGGTTTTTAATACCCAGGTGCAGACCTTTGCTTTGTTGGGACTGATAGGAACCGTTGTCAGCCTGGGTTTCCGCCCCCTCCTGGGGAAGGCCATAGACACCTGGGGCGAGCGCATGGTTATTTTCCTTGAATCCACCATCTTGGTAGTGATATGTATTCTATATGGTTTTTCCCTCTATTGGTTCTCCGCGCAGATAGCTCTGGTAATTATAATGATATGTTATATTATCGACCAGCTTCTTTTTGCCGTGACTATGGCCCGTACTACTTATTTAAACCGGATTGCCGATTCCCGGGATGATGTAGCTCCCACCCTATCCATGGGAACTACCCTGGATCATGGTGTTTCCATGACGATTCCTTTTGCCGGGGGAATAATCTGGGCCCTTTTTGGCTTTCACTGGGTTTTCATAGCCGCAGCTGTAATCGCCTTGCTCAATATGGTGGCATCATTGTTTATCCCCGGAATTGAAGAAGAACGCTTGAGTAATAGAGGAGTATAACATCTAGTCTGCCAATTGGTTTTTTGCAGTTATTGGTAGTATAATTGAAATAAAAAAGAGCTGAGGGATGTGAAGGGTTAAAAAAAATCAGATGCTCTTTCATCGTTCAAGCATAGCCTGACAAACTTTTTGTAAGTTTTTTATCCCATAAACTCTATGGATATTATGCAAACATAATAAATTTATTATGTTTATATATTTATGCAACCCTATGCAATAGAAAGGTCATTGCAGTAGAGTCAATGTTTTACATAGCAAAAGGAGGTTTATACGCTTGGCTTGTTCTCATAAATCCGAGCAGATGCCAGAATCCAAAAGTAGAATATCCCTTCCCTTTAAAGACCCGGTTAGTGGCTTTACCCATTTGCTGGGAGCCCTATTATCTATCTGGGGACTGGTAGTACTGATTCGCCATGCAGCTAATTATGGCGGAGCCCGTTACCTGCTGGCAGCGGCTATTTTTGGAGCCAGCCTGATTCTCCTCTACAGTGCCAGTGCCATATATCACCTGGTGCTGGCCCCGGAGAAAACTACTATGATACTCCGGCGAATTGACCATATGATGATCTATGTTCTTATTGCCGGAACCTATACCCCTATATGTTTGATTGCTCTGCAGGGCAAATGGGGAACCGGTTTGCTGATTGCGATATGGATTCTGGCCTTTATTGGCATCCTGCTCAAGCTACTGTGGTTTAACGCCCCCCGCTGGCTGTCAACCCTTTTTTATCTTCTCATGGGCTGGCTGGTCATTATTGCCATCTTCCCTCTTGCCCGGGTTATTCCGGCTATCGGTATCAGCTGGTTGGTTATAGGAGGGGTTCTGTATACGCTGGGAGCTATTATCTATGCCACCAAATGGCCCCGTATAAGTTCACGTATTTTTGGTTTTCATGAAATTTTTCACCTATTCGTTATGGGCGGCAGCTTATCCCATTTCTGGCTGGTATTCAGGTATGTTATGGTATTGTAAACGGATTCCTTAAACAACAGTACTTCCGGGGCAGAAAGCCCTGGGGAGGAGGAATAATTCGAACTGCTATTCAAGAGGAGGGAGGTAATAGCGGATGAACTTATGGCTGTTGCTTTTGCTCGTATTATCTTTCTCTTTTATACTCCTCATGTTTACACCCATACGATACGAACTGGGTTTTGCCAATCATAGCAACTTTAATTTGTATGCCACCATAGGGCAGGGATTTTTCTTTCTTCTTACCCTGGAAAAAACAGCCGGTAGATTCGATTATAAGTTGCGTGTCTTAAATATTCCCTGTTCATTACCCCGGGATTCCCGGAATAGTGAGGATAACAAAAGCAAAGAATACAGACCTGGTTCTTCTTCACCCCTAACCCTGCTGGGTAATTTACTACATAATAAAACCTACCAGCCATTATTAAAGCTTATCCGTAAGCTATGGCATCATGGCAAACCCCAACGCTTGCAAATTAAAGGGCAATACGGGTTTAACGAACCGCATAATACCTCCTGGGCCAATATACTGCTTTTATTATTGTCTTCAGACTCGCCCCATTACCAAATAGAACTGGACCCAGTCTGGGATGAGGAAAAATTTGATATGGAAGCCTTTCTTAACGGCTCTATTACCCTGGCAGTAGTATTCTGGCATTTGCTTGTATTTCTGTTCAGTCCTCCATTCTGGAAGTTTTTTATGGAATTGTCCCAGGTTCGCAAAAATCAAAAGATAAAGTGCGACCGTAGGGAACATCAGTTGTGCCCGACAGGGCGCTTCCCATAGGCAACACCTGCGGGTTGATTGCAATAAGATAAATAAAAATATAGACAGGAGGCATATTAATGGATGTCAATCAAAACATCGCTACCCTTTTTGAACAACTGGACAGATTCTTCAAAACTGAAACCGTCTTCGGGGAAGCCATGCAGGTTGGCAATGTTTCCCTTATCCCGGTCATTAGTATCAGTTTTGGCGCCGGTACCGGAGCAGGTAACGGGAAGGATGCCAAAGGTTCTGATGGCAGCGGCGGGGGAGGAGGAGCCGGCGGCAAAATAACTCCAACCGCAGTAATAGTAGTAAGGAATGAGGAAGTCAGCGTTTTACCCCTTTCCAACCGGGGATATGTTGACAAAATCGTGGAAATGGTACCGGAATTAATTGATAGAATCCCCCATAAGAAACCCAAGGAATGAGGATACATTATCGAAAGCTTTGATTCCATCTATCCTTGAAATCCTTTAAAATGGAAATGTTGCTAGTCTGCTAGAATCAAGCTTGCTATTGTTTTGGCTCTAATAATCATTTTGGCAGGCTAGATATCACTGGAAAAACTTGCTTGAACGACCGGTGCAAAAACTATCTGGGCTACTTTTTGACCTGGCAATACCCGAATCGGTTTGTCAGTCACATTTAGCAGCAGTATCTTAACTTCGCCATTATGGTCACTATCAATCGTACCTGGCGCATTGGCTACTACGATTCCCTTCCCGGCCATACCCGCTCGACTCCTTATCTGGGCTTCATAGCCTGGGGGAATCATCATGGCCAAACCGGTTGGTAGGCTCCTTACTTCGCTAGGATATAGTATGATTTCTTCTTGTATGGCAACGGCCAAATCACAACCAGCGGCTCCTCTGGTTTCATATTCCGGTATTTTAGCCCAATCAACCAATTTTTTGAATTTCACATCGATTGTAGTCACAAAACAAGCCTCCTTTTTTAAAAATTATAATGTACATTTTAATTTACAGCAATTAATTATATGTAAAGAAGAGGCGCTTCTCTTTTATTGTATTTATGTAATATTTTCCCGGTAAGTGCAAATACTAAATCCAGTTTGGTATTAAAAGAGGTTTTGCACTTGCTGCTTCAATTATTTCGTTTCGCTGTTACCGGTTTGCTCAATACCCTGGTGGATTTTGGAGTATTCAACCTGCTTATCTGGCTGTGGGGAGCCACAGATACTTTAACCATAAGTTTCATAAACTTATTATCAGTTTCTTTAGCAATAATCAACAGTTTCTTCCTGAATCGCCATTGGACCTTCGCCTCTTCCGGCGGGAAGGGCCGGCATCAGTTCCGGCGCTTTTTGCTGGCTTCCCTGACCGGAGCCGCCATAAATACTACTACCGTCTTTTTACTATCCTCGGTTCTCAGCCGGGTTCATACAACTTCTTACCTTTACCTTAATGCCGCCAAGATACTGGGAACCATCTTTTCCGCCGGGTGGAATTTTTGGGCTTACCGCAGCTGGGTCTTTAGCCGGGACAGCAGTGCCAAGGTCAGCTTCAGCGAGGATTATGTGTCCGGATTGACCAGCGTGGTTATTCCTGCCTTCAATGAAAGCAAGCGGCTCCCGGCTCGCCTGCAAGAACTGGCCGATTTGCTGCCTGGGCTTTTTCCCGTGGAAATTATCGTAGTTGATGATGGGAGCAATGACCATACCAGACAAATTGCCCGTTCTTTAGCCGAGAAGAATTCCTGTATCCGCTGCCTGGGTTATAACTGCAACCAGGGCAAGGGCAAGGCAGTACAAACCGGAATGCTGGCAGCTCGCGGGGAATACCTGCTATATACCGATGCAGACCATACCTTTACTCCCAAGCATATAGAGCAAATGCTACATAAGCTCCGCTCAGGTTCGCAAATAGTTATAGCCCGGCGTAATTTTTCAGCAGGTGCTCGGCTGGAAGGCGAGTCACAGCTGCGGGGCTTAATGGGCCGAGGCTTCAACCGCCTGGTTCAATTTCTTTTGCTTCCGGGTATCACTGATTCTCAATGTGGTTTGAAAGGCTTTCAACGGGAAGCTGCCCAAAAGTTGT
It encodes the following:
- a CDS encoding FAD-dependent oxidoreductase — its product is MNNKLLIIGGVAAGMSAASKARRIDSELEITAITDDQYVSYAGCGLPYFIGGKIPEQAQLIARRPEDFAQQNISVKTRVRARLIRPEQKCVVTENLETGQLSEESYDRLLVCTGARPYIPSLEAINLEGIFVLRTIHDSLAIKAYMHQHIPKRALIVGGGYIGLEMVENLLEYGCEVILLERSSHLLPNMDEDMALILTSYLQSRGVEVRTSENLTGFAGDSRVREAFTDKGSLPVDFVLLSMGVVPNSELAAAAGVELGIRNAIRVNDKMESNLPGIYAAGDCATTKHLVSGQEVYIPMGTTANKQGKVAGENAAGGSARFAGVLGTGIARAMEMELSRTGLCENECRQLGIDFISRRVKSRTAAHYCPVSGEIHVKILAEKPSGHILGAQIVGFAGAAKRIDMLATAITMRATVESLIDMDLAYSPPFSPVWDPVLVALNQF
- a CDS encoding DUF2953 domain-containing protein; the protein is MNLWLLLLLVLSFSFILLMFTPIRYELGFANHSNFNLYATIGQGFFFLLTLEKTAGRFDYKLRVLNIPCSLPRDSRNSEDNKSKEYRPGSSSPLTLLGNLLHNKTYQPLLKLIRKLWHHGKPQRLQIKGQYGFNEPHNTSWANILLLLLSSDSPHYQIELDPVWDEEKFDMEAFLNGSITLAVVFWHLLVFLFSPPFWKFFMELSQVRKNQKIKCDRREHQLCPTGRFP
- the dut gene encoding dUTP diphosphatase, whose amino-acid sequence is MTTIDVKFKKLVDWAKIPEYETRGAAGCDLAVAIQEEIILYPSEVRSLPTGLAMMIPPGYEAQIRSRAGMAGKGIVVANAPGTIDSDHNGEVKILLLNVTDKPIRVLPGQKVAQIVFAPVVQASFSSDI
- a CDS encoding GerW family sporulation protein — its product is MDVNQNIATLFEQLDRFFKTETVFGEAMQVGNVSLIPVISISFGAGTGAGNGKDAKGSDGSGGGGGAGGKITPTAVIVVRNEEVSVLPLSNRGYVDKIVEMVPELIDRIPHKKPKE
- the trhA gene encoding PAQR family membrane homeostasis protein TrhA codes for the protein MPESKSRISLPFKDPVSGFTHLLGALLSIWGLVVLIRHAANYGGARYLLAAAIFGASLILLYSASAIYHLVLAPEKTTMILRRIDHMMIYVLIAGTYTPICLIALQGKWGTGLLIAIWILAFIGILLKLLWFNAPRWLSTLFYLLMGWLVIIAIFPLARVIPAIGISWLVIGGVLYTLGAIIYATKWPRISSRIFGFHEIFHLFVMGGSLSHFWLVFRYVMVL
- a CDS encoding MFS transporter; protein product: MSQAKKAFANQLLLFAASIFMMGLYSGLYDPSFNNYLSQVHQLGEVARGGLEFPRELPGFLVVFVFTALAFFADSRIAMLAALIVGISLWGQGFLAPNMRMVVLWMLLWSTGAHLFMVLKSSISLRLTVQGQEGRLLGRLGALEAAGALCGMLAVYLGVSHFHFSFGVIFGVAGTFALLAALCLYLLDPKPIKRPPHYLLFKKKYCLYYLLSILFGARKQVFLTFAPWVLIKVFNTQVQTFALLGLIGTVVSLGFRPLLGKAIDTWGERMVIFLESTILVVICILYGFSLYWFSAQIALVIIMICYIIDQLLFAVTMARTTYLNRIADSRDDVAPTLSMGTTLDHGVSMTIPFAGGIIWALFGFHWVFIAAAVIALLNMVASLFIPGIEEERLSNRGV